Proteins encoded within one genomic window of Bradyrhizobium sp. AZCC 1719:
- a CDS encoding tripartite tricarboxylate transporter substrate binding protein yields the protein MNRRELLKAAAALPLAHTALSNTALAQGPYPSRNITMIVPFPPGGQADLAARPVAQALERILGKPVIVDNRAGGGGGSVGNAAAARAEPDGHTLLMTLSSLAVLPEADRLFDRPVAYEVSQFAAVARVLADPTLLAVPASAPWKTLQEFVDDAKKRPGQIPYGSSGPYGTLHVAMEMFAASAGIKLLHVPFRGAGPALTALLGGTVQAVASAPGTLKQQVDDGKMRVLANWGAERIKSFPDLPTFKELGYKDVEFYIWAGLFAQRALPAPIMTRLREAMAEAVKAPEVIKTYETAGSPVAYLDAPEFAKFVAEDSARLVAAVKKIGKVE from the coding sequence ATGAACCGCCGCGAACTTCTCAAAGCCGCCGCCGCATTGCCGCTGGCGCACACCGCGCTCTCCAACACGGCTTTGGCGCAAGGCCCATACCCCTCGCGCAACATCACCATGATCGTGCCGTTTCCGCCCGGCGGGCAGGCCGATCTCGCAGCGCGGCCGGTCGCGCAGGCGCTGGAGCGGATCCTCGGCAAGCCTGTCATCGTCGATAACCGCGCTGGCGGCGGTGGCGGATCGGTCGGCAACGCGGCGGCGGCGCGTGCCGAGCCTGACGGCCACACGCTATTGATGACGCTGTCCTCGCTCGCGGTGCTGCCGGAAGCCGACCGGTTGTTCGATCGTCCGGTGGCGTATGAAGTATCGCAATTCGCAGCCGTAGCGCGCGTGCTCGCCGATCCGACGCTGCTCGCGGTGCCGGCATCCGCTCCGTGGAAGACGCTGCAGGAGTTCGTCGACGACGCCAAAAAGCGTCCCGGGCAAATTCCCTACGGCTCGTCCGGTCCCTACGGCACGCTGCATGTGGCGATGGAGATGTTTGCCGCGAGCGCCGGCATCAAATTGCTGCACGTGCCGTTCCGCGGCGCGGGGCCGGCGCTGACCGCACTCTTGGGCGGCACTGTGCAGGCGGTGGCGTCGGCACCGGGCACGCTGAAGCAGCAGGTCGATGACGGCAAAATGCGCGTGCTCGCCAATTGGGGCGCCGAGCGCATCAAGAGTTTCCCCGATCTGCCTACCTTCAAGGAACTCGGTTACAAGGATGTCGAGTTCTACATCTGGGCGGGACTGTTTGCGCAACGCGCATTGCCGGCGCCGATCATGACGAGGCTGCGCGAAGCGATGGCGGAAGCCGTGAAGGCGCCCGAGGTGATCAAGACCTATGAGACCGCCGGCAGCCCCGTCGCCTACCTGGACGCGCCGGAATTTGCAAAATTCGTCGCAGAAGACAGCGCACGGCTGGTCGCGGCGGTGAAGAAGATCGGCAAAGTGGAGTAA
- a CDS encoding LysR family transcriptional regulator: MSRLPDFEAFAIFAKVVELRSFAAAATELALSKATVSKAVSRLEQRLGARLFNRTSRRLALTDAGQRLAERAARLLADGEDAENEALSQSMAPRGLVRLAVPMTFGVKAVAPILPEFLTAFPEVSIDLHLSDATVDLIGEGFDAGLRIARLPDSSLIARRLCAMPRYTVAAPSYLKRHGRPTHPMHLAEHKCFGYAYLSTAGVWHYTNASGEQASVRPAGQLRVNNGEALLPSVIAGLGIADLPDFIVGDAIASGEVEVILKGWHQPEGAVHLVTPPGGPRPARVEVLAEFLAKHFAKGKKRKGG; encoded by the coding sequence ATGTCCAGACTCCCGGATTTCGAGGCGTTCGCGATTTTTGCAAAAGTCGTGGAATTGCGGTCATTTGCGGCCGCCGCGACCGAGCTGGCGCTGTCCAAGGCCACGGTGTCCAAGGCTGTCAGTCGGCTCGAGCAGCGGCTCGGCGCGCGGCTGTTCAACCGTACCTCGCGGCGGCTGGCGCTGACCGATGCCGGGCAAAGGCTCGCCGAGCGCGCCGCGCGCCTGCTCGCGGACGGCGAAGACGCCGAGAATGAAGCCTTGTCGCAATCGATGGCGCCGCGCGGATTGGTGCGGCTCGCGGTGCCGATGACGTTCGGCGTGAAAGCCGTTGCGCCGATCTTGCCGGAATTTCTCACAGCCTTCCCGGAAGTCTCGATCGATCTTCACCTGAGCGACGCGACGGTTGATCTGATCGGCGAAGGGTTCGATGCCGGCCTGCGCATCGCGCGCCTGCCGGACTCGTCGCTGATCGCGCGGCGGCTCTGCGCGATGCCGCGCTACACGGTCGCGGCGCCTTCATACCTGAAGCGTCATGGCAGGCCGACGCATCCGATGCATCTGGCGGAGCATAAATGCTTCGGCTACGCCTATCTCTCGACAGCCGGCGTCTGGCACTACACCAACGCATCAGGCGAGCAGGCCAGCGTGCGGCCCGCAGGCCAGCTCCGCGTCAACAATGGCGAGGCGCTGTTGCCGTCCGTCATCGCCGGACTCGGCATTGCCGATTTGCCGGACTTCATCGTCGGTGACGCCATCGCATCCGGCGAGGTCGAAGTGATCCTGAAAGGCTGGCACCAGCCCGAAGGCGCGGTGCACCTGGTGACGCCGCCCGGCGGCCCAAGGCCCGCGCGCGTCGAGGTGCTGGCGGAGTTTTTGGCCAAGCATTTTGCAAAGGGAAAGAAGCGGAAGGGCGGCTAG
- a CDS encoding pirin family protein, with amino-acid sequence MIELRPFAKLGSADHGWLKAKHHFSFGSHYDPDNMGHGALRVWNDDEIAPNTGFPAHPHANMEIITYVREGAITHQDSLGNKGRTEAGDVQVMSAGSGIRHSEYNLESSKTKIFQIWIEPTTRGGQPTWGAKPFPKSDRSGKLVTIASGIAGDEDALPIRADARVLATTLKAGESAAYEAAKTRHLYLVPAAGSVEVNGVRVNARDGAAIRNEAKLTITALEDSELVLVDAA; translated from the coding sequence ATGATCGAACTCAGGCCATTTGCAAAACTCGGCAGCGCCGATCACGGCTGGCTGAAGGCAAAACACCACTTCTCGTTCGGCAGCCATTACGACCCCGACAATATGGGCCACGGCGCGTTGCGGGTGTGGAACGATGACGAGATTGCGCCGAATACCGGCTTTCCCGCCCATCCGCACGCCAACATGGAAATCATCACCTATGTCCGCGAAGGCGCGATCACGCACCAGGACTCGCTCGGCAACAAGGGCCGGACTGAAGCCGGCGACGTGCAGGTGATGAGCGCCGGAAGCGGCATTCGTCACTCCGAGTACAATCTGGAATCTTCGAAGACCAAGATATTCCAGATCTGGATCGAGCCGACGACAAGGGGCGGCCAGCCGACCTGGGGCGCCAAACCGTTTCCGAAGTCGGATCGCTCTGGCAAGCTCGTCACCATCGCCAGCGGCATTGCCGGCGACGAGGATGCGCTGCCAATCCGCGCCGATGCGCGGGTGCTCGCCACCACGCTGAAGGCGGGCGAGAGCGCGGCGTACGAGGCGGCGAAGACGCGTCACCTCTATCTCGTGCCGGCGGCCGGCAGCGTCGAAGTCAACGGCGTGCGCGTCAATGCCCGCGACGGTGCTGCGATCCGCAACGAGGCGAAGCTGACGATTACCGCGCTGGAAGATTCCGAACTGGTGCTAGTCGACGCGGCTTAA
- the wrbA gene encoding NAD(P)H:quinone oxidoreductase, whose translation MAKVLVLYYSAYGHIEAMANAVAEGARKAGATVDIKRVPELVPEAVAKASHYKLDQVAPIATIEDLANYDAIVIGTGTRFGRMASQMANFLDQAGGLWAKGALHGKVGGAFTATATQHGGQETTLFSIITNLLHFGMTVVGLNYSFAGQMKLDEITGGAPYGATTITGGDGSRQPSENELAGARYQGRVIAETASKLHG comes from the coding sequence ATGGCCAAAGTACTCGTGCTCTATTATTCCGCCTATGGTCACATCGAAGCGATGGCGAATGCCGTAGCCGAAGGCGCTCGCAAGGCCGGCGCTACCGTCGACATCAAGCGCGTGCCGGAGCTGGTGCCTGAAGCGGTCGCCAAGGCCTCGCATTACAAGCTCGATCAAGTCGCGCCGATCGCAACGATCGAAGACCTCGCCAATTACGACGCGATCGTCATCGGCACCGGCACCCGCTTCGGCCGGATGGCGTCGCAGATGGCGAACTTCCTCGATCAGGCCGGTGGACTCTGGGCCAAGGGCGCGCTGCACGGCAAGGTCGGCGGTGCCTTCACCGCGACGGCGACCCAGCATGGCGGGCAGGAAACCACGCTGTTTTCGATCATCACCAATCTCTTGCACTTCGGCATGACGGTCGTCGGCCTGAACTACAGCTTCGCCGGCCAGATGAAGCTCGACGAAATCACCGGCGGCGCGCCCTATGGCGCCACTACGATCACCGGCGGCGACGGCAGCCGCCAGCCGAGCGAAAACGAACTCGCCGGCGCGCGCTATCAGGGGCGGGTGATCGCGGAGACCGCCAGCAAGCTGCATGGCTGA
- a CDS encoding DUF5996 family protein: MSNNSQVRWPELPTAAWRDTYATLHLWTQIVGKIRLAKSPWLNHSWHVALYVTSRGLTTSPVPDGARTFQIDFDFIDHTLRISTSDGSLEQFALAGHSVASFYAATMAALAELGIAVAIDEMPNELPDPMKFSEDTVHAAYDPDAVGCFLQILVNCDRIFKQFRTGFLGKASPVHFFWGSFDLAVTRFSGRRAPRHPGGVPHLPDAVAHEAYSHEVSSAGFWPGGGAIDYPAFYSYAYPEPPGFRAAKVQPDAAFFSEALGEFILPYDAARTAADPDKALLDFLHSTYEAAAIAANWDRDALECDSGQPGVVRQV; this comes from the coding sequence ATGAGCAACAATTCGCAAGTCCGGTGGCCGGAATTGCCGACCGCGGCGTGGCGTGACACCTATGCGACGCTCCATCTTTGGACCCAGATCGTCGGCAAGATCCGCCTCGCCAAATCGCCATGGCTCAATCATTCCTGGCACGTGGCGCTTTATGTCACGTCGCGCGGATTGACGACATCGCCAGTGCCCGACGGCGCACGAACGTTCCAGATCGACTTCGATTTCATTGACCACACGCTGCGCATCTCGACCAGCGACGGCTCGCTGGAGCAATTTGCACTAGCAGGACACTCGGTCGCCAGCTTCTATGCCGCCACGATGGCAGCGCTTGCCGAGCTCGGCATTGCCGTTGCCATCGACGAGATGCCGAACGAACTGCCCGATCCGATGAAATTCTCCGAGGACACCGTGCACGCCGCCTACGATCCAGATGCTGTCGGGTGCTTCCTGCAAATTCTCGTCAACTGCGACCGCATCTTCAAGCAATTCCGAACCGGCTTCCTCGGCAAGGCCAGCCCGGTGCACTTCTTCTGGGGCAGTTTCGATCTCGCGGTGACGCGCTTCTCGGGACGCCGCGCGCCACGCCATCCCGGCGGCGTGCCACATTTGCCCGACGCGGTTGCACATGAAGCCTATTCACACGAAGTCAGCAGCGCCGGGTTTTGGCCGGGCGGTGGCGCTATCGATTATCCCGCATTCTATTCCTATGCCTATCCCGAGCCGCCGGGCTTTCGCGCGGCGAAGGTGCAGCCGGATGCGGCGTTCTTCAGCGAAGCGCTCGGCGAATTCATTCTGCCATACGACGCTGCCCGGACGGCTGCCGATCCCGACAAGGCGCTGCTCGATTTCCTGCACAGCACCTATGAGGCCGCGGCAATCGCGGCAAATTGGGATCGCGACGCGTTGGAATGCGATTCCGGGCAGCCCGGCGTGGTGAGGCAAGTTTGA
- a CDS encoding GNAT family N-acetyltransferase — protein MTVLTTSAGQLAAHATSQAAGFCVELVRDWQQAVARWHDISPSTPFQHPQWYAAWYAAFAAAEGVAPLIAIVTDASTGEPVVLLPLIRRQQGKIAIVEFADLDLTDYNAPILGSAAPRDVGAARALWRSLLSALHRMPDAADLIRLRKVPVDLDGGPNPIALLDAAGPCSLNGNLVTTGEDYDAWRYSLGRTVRKELERSWRVFTRDPAASFAIVTDTDEALRILSITEVQQGTRMRSLGLNYILDDETCAAFYRNLVREGVGNGYALVSSLAAGDEIVATLLGIRTGSRYVMIRISNAGEKWSSCSPGRLIIERTMAALHKDGVREFDFSVGNYGYKRRFGVTRVPLIDVSAALSWRGWPYALRDRAVRELRNYPRLDFHVKRLLGKPLSCEKS, from the coding sequence ATGACGGTGCTGACGACCAGTGCGGGGCAATTGGCGGCGCACGCAACAAGCCAAGCGGCCGGATTCTGCGTCGAACTGGTGCGCGACTGGCAGCAGGCCGTTGCGCGCTGGCACGACATCAGCCCCTCGACGCCGTTCCAGCACCCGCAATGGTACGCGGCTTGGTACGCCGCCTTCGCCGCGGCCGAAGGCGTGGCGCCGTTGATCGCGATCGTGACGGATGCATCGACCGGCGAGCCGGTGGTACTGCTGCCGCTGATCCGCCGGCAGCAAGGCAAGATCGCGATTGTTGAATTCGCCGATCTCGACTTGACCGATTACAACGCGCCGATCCTGGGTAGCGCGGCGCCCCGCGATGTCGGGGCAGCGCGCGCGCTGTGGCGCAGCCTGTTGTCGGCGCTGCACCGGATGCCCGACGCGGCCGATCTCATCCGCCTTCGCAAAGTGCCTGTCGACCTCGACGGTGGGCCCAATCCTATTGCATTGCTCGACGCTGCCGGACCGTGCTCGCTCAACGGCAATCTCGTCACGACAGGCGAGGATTACGACGCCTGGCGCTACTCGCTGGGAAGAACCGTGCGCAAGGAGCTGGAACGGAGTTGGCGCGTGTTCACGCGCGATCCGGCTGCGTCCTTTGCGATCGTCACCGATACCGACGAGGCGCTGCGGATTCTCTCGATCACCGAGGTTCAGCAGGGCACACGGATGCGAAGCCTCGGACTGAACTACATCCTCGATGACGAAACCTGCGCAGCGTTCTATCGCAACCTGGTGCGCGAGGGCGTCGGCAACGGCTATGCGCTGGTCTCCTCGCTCGCAGCCGGCGACGAGATCGTGGCGACGCTGCTCGGCATCAGGACCGGCTCACGTTATGTGATGATCCGCATCAGCAATGCCGGCGAGAAATGGTCGAGCTGTTCGCCGGGCCGGCTGATCATCGAGCGCACCATGGCAGCCCTGCACAAAGACGGCGTGCGCGAGTTCGACTTCTCTGTCGGCAATTACGGCTACAAGCGCCGCTTCGGCGTCACGCGCGTGCCGCTGATCGACGTTAGCGCAGCCCTGAGCTGGCGCGGATGGCCCTACGCCTTGCGCGATCGCGCGGTGCGCGAATTGCGCAATTATCCGCGGCTCGACTTCCATGTGAAGCGCCTGCTCGGCAAGCCATTGTCGTGCGAAAAGAGCTGA
- a CDS encoding cupin-like domain-containing protein, with protein MTGKIFSTWDETHSELWSHQPIRLEHEMHKSPAFSMDELAQLIESYPREHYSLVKTGAKGSSRVWREGDIGNLSGRQVIEAISRGGLWLNMRDVGAVDSRYRKLIDRMFEEIAAKVPGFVVPNHQAGILVSSPDAQVYYHADLPGQGLIQIAGRKRVYVYPNTPPFLKPEHLEDIALFDVEVDLPYAPWYDAHAQVFDLEPGQMLNWPLNAPHRVENLGTVNISMTVSYGNDDIRRAQIIHLANGLLRHRFGYTPKSRDLRGPSFFAKKVLQKLVRDSRWVKRERSARRAIDFRLDANEPGKIVDLPKAA; from the coding sequence ATGACGGGCAAGATCTTCAGCACATGGGATGAGACGCATTCCGAGCTTTGGAGCCATCAGCCGATCCGGCTCGAACACGAGATGCACAAATCGCCCGCGTTCTCGATGGACGAACTCGCGCAACTGATCGAGAGCTATCCGCGCGAGCACTACAGCCTGGTGAAGACTGGAGCCAAGGGATCCAGCCGGGTGTGGCGCGAGGGTGATATCGGTAACCTCTCCGGCCGCCAGGTCATCGAAGCGATTTCTCGCGGCGGGCTCTGGCTCAACATGCGCGATGTCGGCGCGGTCGATAGCCGTTACCGCAAGCTGATCGACCGGATGTTCGAGGAGATCGCGGCCAAGGTTCCGGGATTCGTGGTGCCGAACCACCAGGCCGGCATTCTGGTCTCTTCGCCGGACGCGCAGGTCTATTATCATGCCGATTTGCCGGGGCAAGGTCTGATCCAGATCGCCGGCCGCAAGCGGGTCTATGTCTATCCGAACACGCCGCCGTTCCTCAAGCCGGAGCACCTCGAGGACATCGCGCTGTTCGATGTCGAAGTCGATCTGCCCTACGCGCCCTGGTACGACGCGCATGCGCAGGTGTTCGACCTCGAGCCCGGACAGATGCTGAACTGGCCGCTGAACGCGCCGCACCGCGTCGAGAATCTCGGCACCGTCAACATCTCCATGACGGTGTCCTACGGTAACGACGACATCCGTCGCGCCCAGATCATTCATCTCGCCAACGGCCTGCTGCGCCATCGCTTCGGCTACACGCCGAAGAGTCGCGATCTGCGCGGACCGTCCTTCTTCGCCAAGAAGGTGCTGCAGAAGCTGGTGCGCGACAGCAGGTGGGTCAAGCGCGAGCGGAGCGCCCGCCGCGCGATCGATTTCCGCCTCGATGCGAACGAACCCGGCAAGATCGTCGATCTGCCGAAGGCGGCATAG
- a CDS encoding glycosyltransferase produces the protein MTGETRYRALFLGAGPQMHCGIGQFTRLLQEAIEKLEPGAGATLTLTRSEGSLADIWRAVGPAQSVVCNFPIVAWKRVIFAPLAALAIGWLRRRKIVLIQHEWGGLHWLRRITYIPALLLADTIVMFSPLVRRELADDRLLGWTARKSVLAPLPPNIEAPAGIEDSKLRHRLIAAKGDGRLLIGYFGSIYPSKQPNALLEIGAILKQRGVKPLLVYIGSFIRGVDKVEDEFHARARELGIAEDVMVSGFVASDHEVFGLFSEIDVFCYPLDEGITARRSSILTCVQSGRPLIVAGPALPEEFDHHPRFKELISRGAIVLVARGSDNEAYADRIAAVVKRPPVPLPFDFDGWWKDVAESVRAQL, from the coding sequence ATGACTGGAGAAACCCGATATCGGGCGCTGTTTCTCGGCGCCGGACCGCAGATGCATTGCGGCATCGGCCAGTTCACCCGGCTGTTGCAGGAGGCGATCGAAAAGCTCGAGCCCGGAGCTGGCGCGACGTTAACCCTGACGCGCAGCGAGGGTTCGCTCGCCGATATCTGGCGCGCGGTCGGCCCGGCACAAAGCGTGGTCTGCAACTTCCCGATCGTGGCCTGGAAACGTGTGATCTTCGCGCCGCTCGCGGCGCTGGCGATCGGCTGGCTACGCCGGCGCAAAATTGTCCTGATTCAACATGAATGGGGCGGGCTGCATTGGCTGCGCCGCATCACCTACATTCCGGCGCTGCTGCTGGCTGATACCATCGTCATGTTCTCGCCGCTGGTCCGGCGCGAGCTGGCCGACGATCGCCTGCTCGGCTGGACCGCGAGAAAAAGCGTGCTGGCACCGCTGCCACCAAACATCGAAGCGCCGGCAGGCATCGAGGACTCGAAATTGCGCCATCGCCTCATCGCCGCCAAGGGCGACGGGCGGCTCTTGATCGGTTATTTCGGATCGATCTATCCGAGCAAGCAACCTAATGCGCTGCTCGAGATCGGCGCCATCCTGAAGCAACGCGGCGTCAAGCCGCTGCTCGTCTATATCGGCTCCTTCATTCGCGGCGTCGACAAGGTCGAGGACGAGTTTCATGCGCGCGCGCGCGAACTCGGCATTGCCGAGGACGTAATGGTCTCCGGCTTCGTTGCCTCCGATCACGAGGTGTTCGGCCTGTTCAGCGAGATCGACGTATTCTGCTATCCACTTGACGAAGGGATCACTGCGCGGCGCTCCAGCATTCTCACCTGCGTGCAATCCGGCCGTCCGCTGATCGTCGCCGGCCCCGCGCTTCCGGAAGAGTTCGACCATCATCCGCGGTTCAAGGAATTGATCAGCCGCGGTGCCATCGTGCTGGTCGCGCGCGGCTCGGACAACGAGGCTTATGCCGACCGTATTGCCGCGGTGGTGAAGCGGCCGCCGGTGCCGTTGCCGTTCGATTTCGACGGCTGGTGGAAGGACGTCGCCGAATCGGTGCGGGCGCAATTGTGA
- a CDS encoding O-antigen ligase family protein, with protein sequence MSQLIDASEIRNVAAGIERQQVMDIVRGATFVGTLLLGWISLHPFVSLGDMQIGDVGTGNELATYAMFGALSVLTVALAMRNDARGLATLLSPAFVLFGAWVLVSVVLSFDPATSIRRLSLTICVVAVTAALMLLPRSQQELTHWFTIAALTLLAVCYLGLLLAPDLSIHLATDPQEPGLAGNWRGAFGHKNQAAGIMVMVLFLGIYIVRSGLWLSGAATIALTSLFLVYSAGKSSLTLCFAVLLLTSVTSFIRSFRLRAVIWLTPLLLLNLLSIGSVMSESLAGISKLLPFDSTFTGRTDIWAFALQSLQARLLTGYGFASFWGSSAIQNLPEGKEWASFASHSHNGYLDTALGMGVPGLLLLILVLVILPLRNFQRADEGGNNGPLAMMLLRMWLFGLYLSAMESFFLDRADPLWFTFLMAVFGLHYLARFRARA encoded by the coding sequence ATGAGCCAGCTCATCGACGCATCCGAAATCCGCAACGTCGCCGCCGGGATAGAGCGCCAGCAGGTGATGGATATCGTTCGCGGCGCGACCTTTGTCGGCACGCTGCTGCTTGGCTGGATCTCGCTGCATCCGTTCGTCAGCCTCGGCGACATGCAGATCGGCGACGTCGGCACCGGAAACGAGCTGGCCACCTATGCGATGTTCGGTGCGCTCAGCGTGCTGACGGTCGCGCTCGCGATGCGAAATGACGCGCGGGGATTGGCGACATTGTTGTCGCCGGCGTTTGTCCTGTTCGGCGCCTGGGTGCTGGTGAGCGTCGTGTTGTCGTTCGATCCGGCAACGTCGATCAGGCGTCTTTCGCTGACGATCTGCGTTGTCGCGGTGACTGCCGCACTGATGCTGCTGCCGAGGTCGCAGCAGGAATTGACGCATTGGTTCACGATCGCGGCGCTCACATTGTTGGCGGTCTGCTATCTCGGACTATTGCTCGCCCCGGATCTTTCGATTCACTTGGCGACCGACCCGCAGGAGCCGGGACTTGCCGGCAACTGGCGCGGCGCCTTCGGTCACAAGAACCAGGCCGCCGGCATCATGGTGATGGTGCTGTTTCTCGGCATCTACATCGTCCGCTCCGGCCTATGGCTATCGGGGGCTGCGACCATCGCGCTCACCTCGCTGTTCCTGGTGTATTCGGCCGGAAAGAGCTCGCTGACGCTGTGCTTTGCCGTGTTATTGTTGACGTCGGTCACCTCCTTCATCCGCTCGTTCCGGCTTCGCGCGGTAATATGGCTGACGCCCTTGCTGTTGCTGAACCTGTTGAGCATCGGCTCGGTGATGTCAGAGAGTCTCGCCGGGATTTCCAAGCTGCTGCCGTTCGATTCGACATTCACCGGCCGCACCGACATCTGGGCGTTCGCGTTGCAGTCGCTACAGGCACGATTGCTCACCGGCTACGGCTTTGCGTCCTTCTGGGGCAGCAGCGCCATTCAGAATCTTCCCGAAGGCAAGGAGTGGGCCAGCTTCGCCTCCCACAGCCACAATGGCTATCTCGATACGGCGCTGGGCATGGGCGTTCCCGGGCTTCTCTTGCTGATCCTGGTGTTGGTGATCCTGCCGTTGAGGAATTTTCAACGGGCTGACGAGGGCGGCAACAACGGTCCGCTCGCCATGATGCTGCTGCGGATGTGGCTGTTCGGGCTCTACCTGTCGGCGATGGAAAGCTTCTTCCTGGACCGTGCCGATCCGCTGTGGTTCACGTTCCTGATGGCGGTATTCGGCCTGCACTATCTGGCGCGGTTCCGGGCAAGAGCCTGA
- a CDS encoding glycosyltransferase family 2 protein encodes MDRPDPAARALRALVAASPALDPGIETVVCIPCFRRPKYLRRTLQSLAVQRTSRRFAVVMVENDASRSESVPVAVEYLASGKFPGLCVIEPRQGNCYAINAAFETALQMFPLATSFLMIDDDEIASPDWLEQMVGTAEATGADIVGGPVIPEFDDERKRGLRRHPAFAPAYDASGPVPVIYGCGNCLIRRAVFDRLGMPAFDLRFNFLGGGDTDFFYRCKRLGLRFHWAAEAAISETVPQSRTSLKWLAMRGLRIGAINYHVQRKATPTFRLRAKLTAKLLAALPLSLGHAVHAVLTEREWTIAMHPVTVAIGSVLAAFGLEPQPYKASKIVS; translated from the coding sequence ATGGACCGGCCTGATCCGGCGGCTAGGGCTCTGCGCGCGCTGGTGGCTGCTTCACCGGCGCTCGATCCAGGAATCGAAACGGTCGTGTGCATCCCCTGTTTTCGCCGCCCCAAGTACCTGCGCCGGACGTTGCAGTCGCTTGCCGTTCAGCGCACCAGCCGCCGCTTCGCCGTCGTGATGGTGGAGAACGATGCATCGAGGAGCGAGAGCGTGCCGGTTGCCGTCGAATACCTCGCGTCGGGGAAATTCCCGGGGCTCTGCGTGATCGAGCCGCGGCAGGGAAATTGCTATGCGATCAATGCCGCCTTCGAGACGGCACTGCAGATGTTCCCGCTGGCTACCAGCTTCCTGATGATCGACGATGACGAAATCGCTTCGCCGGATTGGCTGGAGCAGATGGTCGGGACTGCGGAGGCGACCGGCGCCGACATCGTCGGCGGTCCGGTAATTCCTGAATTCGATGACGAACGGAAGCGTGGGCTACGGCGCCATCCCGCGTTTGCACCGGCCTACGACGCCTCAGGTCCAGTGCCGGTGATCTATGGCTGCGGCAATTGCCTGATCCGGCGCGCGGTGTTTGATCGGTTGGGCATGCCGGCGTTCGACCTCCGTTTCAATTTTCTCGGCGGCGGAGACACCGATTTCTTCTACCGCTGTAAAAGGCTCGGCTTGCGGTTTCATTGGGCGGCCGAAGCCGCGATCAGCGAGACCGTGCCGCAAAGCCGGACCAGCCTGAAATGGCTGGCGATGCGAGGCCTGCGGATCGGGGCGATCAATTATCACGTCCAGCGCAAGGCGACGCCGACATTCCGGTTACGGGCGAAGCTCACCGCCAAACTGCTGGCTGCCTTGCCGCTTTCACTCGGCCATGCCGTGCACGCGGTCCTCACCGAGCGTGAGTGGACCATTGCCATGCATCCCGTCACGGTGGCGATTGGCAGCGTGCTGGCCGCGTTCGGCCTCGAGCCGCAGCCCTACAAGGCGTCGAAGATCGTCTCATGA
- a CDS encoding glycoside hydrolase family 26 protein — MFRTEPRRRKKHGLKRLVLFLAAFVLTVLLLAHVDSNAASRATSTPSKFAGAFVNWGPVGREHTLQAWEKWLKQKPSSVLGVDFYGQTTWEDFSKVSWVPGVWKKLNPARNVIWSIPLTMKGTPLADVANGLHDAEFEAAARAISEAHPKAIIRLGWEMNLAEMAWFAKGHEADYIKAFRRVVEIFRRHSTGFKFDWCPGWGPQDMPADASYPGDDVVDYIGLDVYDFRQEGSAEERWTNFYIKAPFGLEWHREFARLHGKRMSYPEWGVGNFGDNPFFIQQMHHWFMKNEDRIAYAAYFDVNGAWPTQIDNGQFPNSQRLFRKLFSR, encoded by the coding sequence ATGTTTCGAACTGAGCCCAGGCGGCGCAAGAAACACGGCCTGAAGCGGCTGGTGCTGTTTCTGGCGGCCTTCGTGCTGACCGTGCTGCTGTTGGCGCACGTCGACAGCAATGCCGCCTCGCGCGCCACGTCCACTCCATCGAAGTTCGCAGGCGCCTTCGTTAATTGGGGGCCCGTGGGACGCGAGCATACGCTGCAGGCGTGGGAAAAATGGCTGAAGCAGAAGCCGTCCTCGGTGCTCGGCGTCGATTTCTATGGACAGACGACCTGGGAGGACTTCTCCAAAGTGAGTTGGGTTCCCGGCGTCTGGAAGAAGCTCAACCCTGCGCGCAATGTGATCTGGTCGATCCCGCTGACCATGAAAGGGACGCCTCTCGCCGACGTTGCCAATGGGCTGCACGATGCTGAATTCGAAGCGGCGGCCCGGGCGATTTCAGAGGCGCATCCCAAGGCGATCATCCGGCTCGGCTGGGAAATGAACCTGGCGGAAATGGCGTGGTTCGCGAAGGGGCATGAAGCCGATTACATCAAGGCGTTCCGCCGCGTCGTGGAGATATTCCGCCGCCATTCCACTGGCTTCAAGTTCGATTGGTGTCCGGGATGGGGGCCGCAGGACATGCCGGCGGATGCGAGCTATCCCGGTGACGATGTCGTCGACTACATCGGTCTCGACGTCTACGACTTCAGGCAGGAGGGCTCCGCCGAGGAGCGCTGGACTAATTTTTACATTAAGGCGCCATTCGGACTCGAATGGCACCGAGAGTTTGCGCGTCTGCACGGCAAGCGCATGAGCTATCCCGAATGGGGCGTGGGCAATTTCGGCGACAATCCGTTCTTCATTCAGCAGATGCACCACTGGTTCATGAAGAACGAAGACAGGATTGCCTACGCCGCTTATTTCGACGTCAACGGGGCGTGGCCCACCCAGATCGACAACGGCCAGTTTCCGAACTCGCAAAGACTGTTCCGAAAACTGTTCAGCCGCTGA